In Microbacterium sp. SLBN-146, one genomic interval encodes:
- a CDS encoding MFS transporter, whose amino-acid sequence MSAPQSPVGFTPTGTIATHKDRRRVVFATVVGTTVEWYDFFIYAQAAALVFATLFFEPAGTGFAQILAFITVGISFLFRPLGAFLAGHLGDKYGRRLVLMLTLILMGVATTLVGLLPTYAAIGIAAPILLIVLRILQGISAGGEWGGAVLMAVEHAPKGKRGLFGASPQIGVPLGLLLASGIMGLMAVIAPGEAFLEWGWRVPFLLSFVLILVGYYIRRRVEESPVFVELAERKQQTRMPIVQLFKRHALLVLLAALVFAGNNAVGYMTTGGYIQRYATDPAGPVGLTTADVLGAVTLSAVTWLVFTWIAGWLSDLIGRRTTYIIGWIALFVGVFAVFPLVNTGNVMLLALGLIILTVGLGFTYGPQAALYTELFPASIRFSGVSISYAIGAILGGAFAPTIAQALVQATGGTMAVTWYLAGMVALGLVGSLLLRDRSGIPLGPDHEEEQSASPIYGRAQA is encoded by the coding sequence ATGAGCGCACCGCAGTCCCCCGTGGGATTCACCCCTACGGGAACCATCGCAACCCACAAGGATCGCCGCCGCGTCGTCTTCGCGACCGTCGTCGGCACGACGGTCGAGTGGTACGACTTCTTCATCTACGCGCAGGCGGCCGCCCTCGTCTTCGCGACGCTCTTCTTCGAACCGGCAGGCACGGGCTTCGCTCAGATCCTCGCGTTCATCACGGTCGGCATCAGCTTCCTCTTCCGCCCGCTCGGCGCATTCCTCGCGGGCCACCTGGGCGACAAGTACGGACGCCGCCTCGTGCTGATGCTCACACTCATCCTCATGGGCGTTGCGACGACGCTCGTGGGTCTCCTCCCGACATACGCCGCGATCGGCATCGCCGCGCCCATCCTCCTCATCGTCCTGCGCATCCTGCAGGGCATCTCGGCCGGTGGCGAGTGGGGCGGGGCGGTCCTCATGGCGGTCGAGCACGCACCGAAGGGAAAGCGCGGGCTCTTCGGCGCCTCGCCCCAGATCGGTGTTCCGCTCGGCCTGCTCCTCGCGTCGGGCATCATGGGCCTCATGGCGGTCATCGCCCCCGGCGAGGCGTTCCTCGAGTGGGGCTGGCGCGTTCCGTTCCTCCTCTCGTTCGTGCTGATCCTCGTCGGTTACTACATCCGTCGCCGCGTCGAGGAGAGCCCCGTCTTCGTCGAGCTCGCCGAGCGCAAGCAGCAGACACGGATGCCGATCGTCCAGCTCTTCAAGCGCCACGCACTCCTCGTGCTGCTCGCGGCGCTCGTCTTCGCGGGCAACAACGCCGTCGGCTACATGACGACGGGTGGATACATCCAGCGTTACGCGACCGACCCCGCGGGCCCTGTCGGACTGACGACCGCCGATGTCCTGGGAGCCGTGACCCTTTCCGCCGTCACGTGGCTCGTCTTCACGTGGATCGCGGGCTGGCTCTCCGATCTGATCGGCCGCCGGACGACCTACATCATCGGCTGGATCGCGCTCTTCGTCGGCGTCTTCGCCGTCTTCCCGCTCGTCAACACGGGCAACGTCATGCTCCTCGCACTCGGGCTCATCATCCTCACGGTCGGCCTCGGTTTCACGTACGGACCTCAGGCGGCGCTGTACACGGAGCTGTTCCCGGCATCCATCCGCTTCTCCGGAGTATCGATCTCGTATGCGATCGGCGCGATCCTCGGCGGTGCCTTTGCTCCGACCATCGCGCAGGCGCTCGTGCAGGCGACGGGCGGGACGATGGCTGTCACGTGGTACCTCGCGGGGATGGTCGCCCTCGGCCTCGTCGGGTCGCTCCTGCTCCGCGATCGCTCGGGCATCCCCCTCGGTCCGGACCACGAGGAGGAGCAGTCCGCGAGCCCCATCTACGGCCGCGCCCAGGCGTAA
- a CDS encoding fumarylacetoacetate hydrolase family protein, translating to MNDSTTVDPRFAGLPGRPGKIIAIHLSYASRADQRGRRPQHPSYFLKPSSSVAATDGTVERPAGTELLAFEGEIALVIGATARRVDEADAWRTSR from the coding sequence ATGAACGACTCGACCACGGTGGATCCGCGTTTCGCGGGGCTGCCCGGCCGTCCCGGCAAGATCATCGCGATCCACCTGAGTTACGCCTCACGTGCCGATCAGCGGGGGCGCAGGCCGCAGCATCCGTCCTACTTCCTGAAGCCCTCGAGCTCCGTCGCCGCGACGGACGGTACGGTCGAGCGCCCAGCCGGCACCGAGCTGCTCGCCTTCGAGGGCGAGATCGCGCTCGTGATCGGCGCCACCGCTCGCCGCGTCGACGAGGCCGACGCGTGGCGCACGTCGCG
- a CDS encoding FAD-dependent monooxygenase, whose translation MQFHHHGYVSRDPRVQPAAGTGVDRPTELPDVVDVLIVGSGPAGMLLAAQLSQYPELTTRIIERREGRLPLGQADGIQPRSVETFQAFGFAERIVAEAYNIAYMNFWGPDPENPRNIIRTTRTEDYALNISEFPHLIVNQARVLDYFAEAAADGPGRIVPDYGVEFLGLTVEDDGVDVRVRHALGARAGEERTIRAAYVVGCDGARSGVREAIGRVHVGGVSLHAWGVMDVLVNTDFPDWRTKCAINSTAGNILHIPREGGYLSRIYVDLGEVAADDDHRVRQTPIEAIIAKANDILHPYSLDVKEVAWHSVYEVGHRVTDGFDDAGDGSDRDPRVFLTGDACHTHSAKAGQGMNVSMQDGFNLGWKLGSVLTGRSPASLLKTYTAERKPVAQQLIDFDKEWSSLMARKPEEISDPQDLATYYLATAEFPSGFMTQYGPSAIVGGGEYQALAEGFPVGKRFKSSEVVLVADGNRVHLGHHARADGRWRIYAFADATGSALDEWATWLSSSDESPVRRHTPAEADIDAVFDVKVVYQQGYDEVDVASVPAIFRPASGPLGLTDWEKVFAAAPSAWTTTDIFEERSLSRDGVVVVVRPDQYVAAVLPLTATSELASFFAAHLLPASPA comes from the coding sequence ATGCAGTTCCATCACCACGGGTACGTCTCGAGGGACCCTCGCGTGCAGCCCGCCGCGGGCACGGGCGTCGACCGCCCGACGGAGCTCCCCGACGTCGTCGACGTGCTCATCGTGGGCTCGGGCCCCGCGGGGATGCTGCTGGCCGCGCAGCTGTCGCAGTACCCCGAGCTCACGACGCGCATCATCGAGCGTCGCGAGGGACGGTTGCCGCTCGGTCAGGCCGACGGCATCCAGCCGCGCAGCGTCGAGACGTTCCAGGCCTTCGGGTTCGCCGAGCGGATCGTCGCGGAGGCCTACAACATCGCGTATATGAACTTCTGGGGGCCCGACCCGGAGAATCCGCGCAACATCATCCGGACGACCCGCACGGAGGACTACGCGCTCAACATCAGCGAGTTCCCGCACCTCATCGTCAATCAGGCACGCGTGCTCGACTACTTCGCCGAAGCCGCCGCCGACGGGCCCGGCCGTATCGTGCCCGACTACGGCGTCGAGTTCCTCGGTCTCACGGTGGAGGACGACGGCGTCGACGTGCGGGTGCGCCATGCCCTCGGAGCGCGTGCCGGCGAAGAGCGGACGATCCGGGCCGCCTACGTCGTCGGATGCGACGGTGCCCGCAGCGGCGTGCGCGAGGCGATCGGCCGCGTGCACGTGGGCGGCGTGTCACTCCACGCGTGGGGGGTCATGGACGTCCTCGTCAACACCGACTTCCCCGACTGGCGGACGAAGTGCGCCATCAATTCGACGGCGGGGAACATCCTCCACATTCCGCGTGAAGGCGGCTACCTCTCGCGCATCTACGTCGATCTCGGAGAGGTCGCCGCCGACGACGATCACCGGGTCCGCCAGACGCCGATCGAGGCGATCATCGCGAAGGCGAACGACATCCTGCATCCGTACTCCTTGGATGTGAAGGAGGTCGCGTGGCACAGCGTCTACGAGGTCGGCCACCGGGTGACCGATGGCTTCGACGACGCGGGAGACGGGTCCGACCGCGATCCCCGCGTCTTCCTGACGGGCGACGCGTGCCACACCCACTCCGCGAAGGCGGGGCAGGGGATGAACGTCTCCATGCAGGACGGGTTCAACCTCGGGTGGAAGCTCGGCTCGGTCCTGACCGGCCGGAGTCCCGCGTCGCTCCTCAAGACCTACACGGCCGAACGGAAGCCGGTCGCGCAGCAGCTCATCGACTTCGACAAGGAGTGGTCCTCGCTCATGGCGCGGAAGCCCGAGGAGATCTCCGACCCGCAGGATCTCGCGACGTACTACCTCGCGACGGCGGAATTCCCCTCGGGGTTCATGACGCAGTACGGCCCGTCGGCGATCGTGGGTGGTGGCGAGTACCAGGCGCTCGCGGAGGGCTTCCCGGTCGGGAAGCGGTTCAAGAGCTCCGAGGTCGTGCTTGTCGCCGACGGCAACCGCGTGCACCTCGGCCACCATGCCCGGGCCGACGGGCGGTGGCGGATCTACGCGTTCGCGGATGCCACGGGATCCGCCCTCGATGAGTGGGCGACGTGGCTCTCGTCGTCGGACGAGTCGCCCGTGCGTCGACACACGCCCGCGGAGGCCGACATCGACGCGGTGTTCGACGTCAAGGTCGTCTACCAGCAGGGGTACGACGAGGTGGACGTGGCATCCGTTCCCGCGATCTTCCGGCCCGCGAGCGGACCACTCGGGCTGACGGACTGGGAGAAGGTCTTCGCCGCTGCCCCGAGCGCCTGGACGACGACCGACATCTTCGAGGAGCGGTCGCTGTCGCGCGACGGCGTCGTGGTCGTGGTGCGCCCCGACCAGTACGTCGCCGCGGTCCTGCCGCTCACGGCGACGTCGGAGCTGGCGTCGTTCTTCGCCGCGCACCTCCTCCCGGCATCCCCCGCCTGA